AAAAACGCTGAAACATTGTTTGTACAATGTTTCAGCGTTTTTTACTGTATTTAATTTACTCTTTTTAATTGGAGATTGTATCTTAATGTTTCTTCATCTGAATATAGTCTGTATCCTAGTTTTTCATTGTAGTTAAGATAGATGTTATCTGGAAGATGTTTTTTAGATTCGCTTGATATTAAGACAGGGATCCCATCTATTATGAATTTTTCATCATCTTCGTTCTGATTGTCAATTTTTAGTTCGTGTTCCACGTAAATCGAACAGCTTGCAAGAAAAATAGCTTCTATTCGGATGCCCTCGTTCTCTTTATAATCCACTTTATTAAGTTGATCGACTGCTTCTTTTTTGATTATAATGTTCATTTAATCACACTCCTATTAAATTTATCTCGAGCTTTATCTATTCCTATACCCAATTTTTTATAAGCTCATGTATTCGGTGATTTTTAAGAATAAGGAGGGAGAATGTCTACACAACGCAAGCTTTTCTTATGAATGGGGAAAACGTGAAAGGAGTTATCCCTTCACGTGTTTGATTATTTGTAAACTGAATAGGGGACTGTAACAGTTGGGTTTCCATCTGCATAGGATGCTACCTCGTACTCTTGGAAAACCAAGGTTATACCATTACGATTATAATAAAACTGGGAATCTTTATTTATTTTTACATCACTTGATTTGGTAACAAAGTACTTAAATGGTTCTCTATTTTTCATATACGTATAAGCATATTTTTGTACGGAATTCATTTTTGATTTTGACGTAAGGACATTACTGATTTTTATCTGTTTTCCGTTATTAATATTAAAGTTAAAGGATTCAGCATATCCTATCCCATGTGCCCCGCCTGTATATGCATAATTTTTGGATAAAATACTTAGTTTTGATCCGTCGTTATAGTTCACTTTATAAGCCGTGAAATATTCGTAATCACACATCAATTTTTGGCATGCTCCACTTTTTTTATCCTCTTTAGCATCTGCTTTTATTTTCAAATAAGTGTTGTACGATGCTTTTGCATCATTGAATAATGTTTGATTAATTTTATCCTCAACCTTTTTATTTTTCATTCCTGAAACTTGTGCATAGGCAAGGTCCTTGATGGCTTTATAATGATGTTTCGTTACTTTAACACCTGTATAAAATGTCAAATATTTTGTTGATACATAGGCTTTTTTACTTTTATAACGAATTTCTGACCATCCAGTTGACGTTTTAGAATAAACGTTAACATTACTTCCACTCTTTAAAGCACCAATTGACTTAAAGTTTGTTCCGGCTCCGCTTCTTACATTGAGAGGAGTATTAGTACTGGTAGTTACAAATGCTGTTTTTAACGCAGCTGCTTCTACTGTTGGGCTTCCATAAAAACTGCATATTAACAATGTAAAAAGCAAAGAAAATGAAAAAGCTATTTTTATTATTCTAAATGATTTCATTAAGTAACCTCCAAAAAATGTATTTATATTTTACATTATATAGGAGTTAATTCTCTTGATAAAGTATAATCCTTTACGAAAATTTATTGGTGCAAAACAACAGTATAGTTCAGGCCTTTTGATTTTCCTTGCTCACTCTAACTTCCTCCTTTTGAGATAAGCTGGTAAGAAACATTTGTATTTATCAGGCAATTGTCATAGAACCCATTGAGACGGGGGACAAGGAGTTAGTGTTTTTCTGATATATGCATAGTGAACAGTGCACTAAAAAAGTATTAAGGTTTATTTCAGTAAAATAAGGTATATTATATGGATGAATAGATTCTTTTTGAGAAAGAAAAGTAGGTGAACAAAGTGGGAAAATATCATTTGGATACCAAAGGTCAGGCAGCTGTGACAAAGTTTCATGAAAAACAGACGCCTGCCAAATTTGATAAAAAGAAGCAACTTGAAAAAATCCGTGCGGAGTATTTGAAAAAGAAGCAAAAACAAACAGATAT
The Peribacillus sp. FSL H8-0477 genome window above contains:
- a CDS encoding iron-sulfur cluster biosynthesis family protein, which encodes MNIIIKKEAVDQLNKVDYKENEGIRIEAIFLASCSIYVEHELKIDNQNEDDEKFIIDGIPVLISSESKKHLPDNIYLNYNEKLGYRLYSDEETLRYNLQLKRVN
- a CDS encoding PdaC/SigV domain-containing protein, which encodes MKSFRIIKIAFSFSLLFTLLICSFYGSPTVEAAALKTAFVTTSTNTPLNVRSGAGTNFKSIGALKSGSNVNVYSKTSTGWSEIRYKSKKAYVSTKYLTFYTGVKVTKHHYKAIKDLAYAQVSGMKNKKVEDKINQTLFNDAKASYNTYLKIKADAKEDKKSGACQKLMCDYEYFTAYKVNYNDGSKLSILSKNYAYTGGAHGIGYAESFNFNINNGKQIKISNVLTSKSKMNSVQKYAYTYMKNREPFKYFVTKSSDVKINKDSQFYYNRNGITLVFQEYEVASYADGNPTVTVPYSVYK